In Sporosarcina sp. PTS2304, a genomic segment contains:
- the pckA gene encoding phosphoenolpyruvate carboxykinase (ATP) translates to MISAKIDDSLKSLLTGSNVTIQASVAELTEKAVSRGEAQLTADGSVAARTGKYTGRSPKDKFIVEDAVSKDKVDWGTTNRPISPEAFDSLYTKVIDHLKAEDELFVFKGFAGADKDSQLSIQVINEKAWQNLFVHQLFIRPTKEELENHEAQFTILAAPSFKADPEVDGTNSETFIILSLEKRIVLIGGTEYAGEMKKSIFSVMNFLLPEQGILSMHCSANVGEEGDVALFFGLSGTGKTTLSADADRKLIGDDEHGWSDNGVFNIEGGCYAKCINLCKENEPEIFGAIRFGSVLENVVLDEETRVPDYDDKSLTENTRAAYPIENIDNIVTPSVAGHPKNIIFLTADASGVLPPISILTKEQAMYHFLSGFTSKLAGTERGITAPEPTFSTCFGSPFLPLPAATYAEMLGKKIEEHGSKVFLVNTGWTGGVFGVGSRMNLGYTRTMVRAAIAGELDNVPTKKNEMFGLDMPLEIAGVPTNVLHPRYAWEDPAEYDKEASRLAEAFRENFKKFDHVSEDIAIKGGPPVR, encoded by the coding sequence ATGATATCTGCAAAAATTGATGATAGTTTAAAAAGTCTTCTAACCGGAAGCAATGTGACGATCCAAGCGTCTGTGGCAGAATTAACTGAAAAAGCAGTAAGCAGAGGAGAAGCTCAACTTACAGCAGATGGCTCTGTTGCCGCGCGTACTGGAAAATATACAGGACGCTCTCCTAAAGACAAATTCATCGTTGAAGATGCAGTGTCTAAAGATAAAGTTGATTGGGGTACTACAAACCGTCCTATCTCTCCTGAAGCATTTGATTCATTATACACGAAAGTAATCGATCATTTGAAGGCAGAAGACGAATTATTTGTATTTAAAGGATTTGCGGGTGCAGATAAAGATTCCCAGCTTTCGATTCAAGTGATTAACGAAAAAGCATGGCAAAACTTGTTTGTTCACCAATTGTTCATTCGTCCTACTAAAGAAGAATTAGAAAATCATGAAGCTCAATTTACAATCTTAGCTGCACCTTCGTTTAAAGCAGATCCAGAAGTAGATGGTACAAATTCTGAGACTTTCATTATTCTATCACTTGAGAAGCGAATTGTCCTAATCGGTGGAACAGAATATGCCGGAGAAATGAAAAAGTCTATTTTCTCTGTTATGAACTTCTTGCTTCCTGAACAAGGGATCCTATCTATGCACTGTTCTGCAAACGTTGGAGAAGAAGGCGATGTCGCATTATTCTTCGGCCTTTCAGGTACTGGTAAAACTACACTTTCTGCAGATGCTGACCGTAAGTTAATCGGTGACGATGAGCACGGCTGGTCCGATAATGGAGTGTTCAATATCGAAGGTGGATGCTATGCGAAATGTATTAACCTTTGTAAAGAGAACGAACCAGAAATCTTCGGTGCGATCCGTTTCGGTTCTGTTTTAGAAAACGTAGTTCTGGACGAAGAAACACGCGTACCGGATTATGATGATAAATCACTTACTGAGAATACACGCGCAGCTTATCCTATAGAAAATATTGATAATATCGTGACACCATCTGTTGCTGGTCATCCAAAAAACATTATTTTCCTAACAGCTGACGCTTCAGGAGTATTACCTCCAATCTCAATTTTGACAAAAGAACAAGCAATGTACCACTTCCTAAGTGGATTCACATCTAAACTGGCTGGAACAGAGCGTGGCATTACTGCTCCTGAACCAACATTCTCTACTTGCTTCGGTTCTCCATTCTTACCACTTCCTGCAGCAACATATGCAGAAATGCTTGGAAAGAAAATCGAAGAACACGGTTCAAAAGTATTTCTAGTTAATACTGGTTGGACTGGCGGAGTATTTGGCGTAGGTTCACGTATGAACTTAGGTTACACACGTACAATGGTGCGTGCTGCCATTGCCGGCGAATTAGACAATGTGCCTACGAAAAAGAACGAAATGTTTGGGTTGGACATGCCTCTTGAAATTGCAGGAGTACCTACAAATGTCTTACACCCACGTTACGCTTGGGAAGATCCTGCTGAGTATGACAAAGAAGCCAGCCGTCTAGCAGAGGCTTTCCGCGAAAACTTTAAGAAGTTTGATCATGTGTCAGAAGATATTGCAATTAAAGGCGGTCCACCCGTCCGTTAA
- a CDS encoding S9 family peptidase, which produces MGEPSNGTIVCRREYPSPNPSVQLEEITYWSDGLRVKGLLATPKAPGYYEGLLYLRGGIQHVGMVRPARIAQFASCGLIVFAPYYRGNRGGEGKDEFAGADRNDAVAGVDVLKQQSSLNTERIHLFSFSRGGIMALWVAILRDDLTSMVTWAGVSDVVFTYKERKDMRRMMKRVIGGTPNNQPDAYRERTALFRVHNITIPTLIIHGTLDMNVSFEQALLLENALRDADRSYEAWYLEGYNHYIPPEMNRQLVKDAVDWMKRQ; this is translated from the coding sequence ATGGGCGAACCGTCTAATGGCACGATTGTTTGTCGACGAGAGTATCCTTCACCGAATCCTTCCGTGCAGTTGGAAGAAATAACGTATTGGTCAGATGGTTTGCGTGTAAAAGGCCTGCTAGCAACGCCTAAAGCGCCGGGTTATTATGAGGGTCTTCTATATTTGCGCGGTGGGATCCAGCATGTAGGGATGGTTCGGCCAGCGCGCATCGCCCAGTTCGCTTCCTGTGGATTGATCGTCTTTGCTCCCTATTATCGCGGAAATCGTGGAGGAGAGGGAAAGGATGAATTTGCAGGGGCGGACCGCAATGACGCAGTAGCAGGTGTTGATGTCTTAAAACAACAATCCTCATTAAATACTGAAAGGATTCATTTATTTTCTTTCTCTCGTGGAGGAATCATGGCGTTATGGGTAGCCATTTTGCGAGATGATCTCACATCAATGGTGACATGGGCTGGTGTATCTGATGTGGTATTTACGTATAAAGAACGCAAAGATATGCGGCGCATGATGAAGAGGGTTATTGGCGGTACACCGAACAACCAACCTGATGCTTATAGAGAGAGAACGGCTTTATTTCGCGTCCATAATATAACGATTCCGACATTGATTATTCATGGCACGTTAGATATGAATGTTTCATTTGAACAAGCGTTACTATTGGAAAATGCATTACGTGATGCTGACCGATCGTATGAAGCGTGGTATTTAGAAGGATATAACCATTACATTCCGCCCGAGATGAATCGGCAACTTGTGAAAGATGCGGTAGATTGGATGAAACGACAGTAA
- a CDS encoding NUDIX domain-containing protein, giving the protein MLKFEDLNGANVELTFGHNPHNIESRHVLVVMKHGDRWLLTKHRIRGVEFPGGKAEPGETIKQAAIRETLEETGVTITNVQSFAEYVVFTEPPFCKAVFTGEVVHIENDYTLLETEGAVWMTDEELDACTDLSFHMKDRGMSELRKWVEENGRTV; this is encoded by the coding sequence TTGTTGAAATTTGAAGATTTGAATGGAGCGAATGTCGAATTAACTTTCGGACATAATCCGCATAACATTGAATCAAGACATGTACTAGTCGTGATGAAGCACGGTGATCGATGGTTGTTGACTAAACATCGCATTCGTGGAGTAGAATTTCCGGGTGGCAAGGCGGAGCCGGGTGAAACGATTAAGCAAGCTGCCATTCGTGAAACATTAGAAGAAACAGGTGTCACAATTACAAATGTTCAATCATTTGCTGAATATGTAGTCTTTACGGAACCGCCATTTTGCAAAGCTGTTTTTACTGGGGAGGTTGTGCATATCGAAAATGATTATACGTTATTGGAAACAGAAGGTGCAGTTTGGATGACTGATGAGGAACTAGATGCTTGCACTGATTTAAGCTTTCATATGAAAGATCGCGGAATGAGTGAACTCAGGAAGTGGGTGGAAGAAAATGGGCGAACCGTCTAA
- a CDS encoding transposase, translated as MSEQKYTMYVSIQHKQVLVDPYSSTWEYKVEVPREAYPIFERLFAQMDRLEFRNFLRSHLPYIPYHYDRDNHDIDLRMMKVYALIHEYTDEESKQFIEKLPYFR; from the coding sequence ATGAGCGAGCAGAAGTATACGATGTATGTATCTATTCAACATAAGCAAGTGTTAGTTGATCCTTATTCATCCACGTGGGAGTATAAAGTAGAAGTACCTCGAGAAGCATATCCAATTTTCGAAAGATTATTTGCTCAAATGGACCGTTTAGAGTTTCGCAACTTTTTGCGTTCTCATTTACCTTATATTCCTTATCATTATGATCGTGATAATCACGATATTGATCTTAGGATGATGAAAGTGTATGCGCTCATTCATGAATACACAGATGAGGAGTCGAAACAATTTATTGAAAAACTTCCGTACTTTCGTTGA
- a CDS encoding NAD-dependent malic enzyme — protein sequence MAHGQFLRNLIIETPSRPGNLGKVTMAIGQLGGDIGDIQTIKVGTVSTIREIALQCNNQQHLAEIVEAIESLKHGIKVHAVTDDVLQAHEGGKIHMKATTEIRSLADLRRVYTPGVANVCKTIQEDPEQANYFTGISNTVAIVTDGTAILGLGDIGPVAGMPVMEGKAVLFDQFVGISGIPILLDTSDPDKVVETIKHIHQGFGAILLEDIGSPHCFEIEERLKKELPIPVMHDDQHGTAVVALAAALTACKHVGVELQNSSVGQIGLGAAGLAISRMFMAYGVEEMKGTDPNPKATDMLAEYGGTVVDSMEEIMATCDLVIATTGVANLIKPEMVRKGQIILALSNPNAEIAPDVALEAGAAYAADGRLVNNVLGFPGIFRGALNANAKAITYPMLIAAAQAIVESTKRDDLVPHPLDPNVHINVALAVEKVVYDEQGK from the coding sequence ATGGCACACGGTCAATTTTTACGTAATTTAATTATTGAAACACCTTCTAGACCAGGAAATTTAGGTAAAGTGACGATGGCTATTGGACAACTGGGTGGCGATATTGGTGATATACAAACGATTAAAGTAGGAACCGTTTCAACCATTAGAGAAATAGCGTTGCAGTGTAATAATCAACAACATTTAGCTGAAATAGTAGAGGCTATTGAAAGCTTAAAACATGGTATTAAAGTGCATGCAGTCACTGACGATGTTCTTCAAGCACATGAAGGCGGTAAAATTCATATGAAAGCTACGACGGAAATTCGGTCGTTAGCTGATTTGCGCCGAGTATATACACCAGGTGTGGCAAATGTTTGTAAAACGATTCAAGAAGATCCGGAACAAGCAAATTACTTCACTGGTATTTCAAATACCGTAGCAATTGTAACGGATGGCACAGCTATTTTAGGATTAGGCGATATTGGACCTGTGGCAGGAATGCCTGTAATGGAAGGTAAGGCTGTGTTGTTCGATCAATTCGTAGGTATTAGCGGTATACCCATTCTACTAGATACAAGTGATCCTGATAAAGTAGTGGAAACGATTAAGCATATTCATCAAGGTTTTGGAGCGATTTTACTAGAAGACATAGGCTCTCCGCATTGCTTTGAAATCGAGGAACGTCTAAAAAAAGAATTGCCAATCCCTGTCATGCACGACGATCAGCATGGCACGGCAGTTGTTGCTTTAGCTGCTGCATTAACAGCATGCAAACACGTAGGAGTGGAATTACAGAATTCTTCTGTTGGTCAAATCGGTTTAGGCGCAGCGGGTCTTGCGATTAGTAGAATGTTTATGGCCTATGGTGTGGAAGAGATGAAAGGCACAGATCCAAATCCTAAGGCAACAGACATGCTCGCTGAATATGGAGGAACTGTCGTAGATTCAATGGAAGAAATTATGGCGACATGTGATTTAGTCATTGCCACAACCGGTGTTGCAAATTTAATCAAACCAGAAATGGTGCGTAAAGGTCAAATCATCTTAGCGTTATCGAATCCAAATGCGGAAATTGCACCTGACGTAGCATTAGAGGCAGGTGCAGCATATGCAGCAGACGGACGTCTAGTCAATAACGTCTTAGGATTTCCAGGTATTTTCCGAGGAGCGCTAAATGCCAATGCTAAAGCGATCACATATCCTATGCTAATTGCTGCAGCACAAGCTATCGTAGAAAGTACGAAGCGAGACGATTTAGTGCCACACCCGCTAGATCCAAATGTTCATATCAATGTCGCATTAGCTGTTGAAAAAGTAGTATATGACGAACAAGGGAAATAA
- a CDS encoding putative motility protein: protein MDMNSIMSSQLRSLQSTVQMSMMNKALSIETSAVTEMLSGLENQPTAHPYKGASVDIKA from the coding sequence ATGGATATGAATTCTATTATGTCCAGTCAGTTGAGAAGCCTGCAATCGACCGTTCAGATGAGTATGATGAATAAAGCTCTTTCGATTGAAACTTCTGCGGTTACCGAAATGCTGAGTGGGCTTGAAAATCAGCCAACCGCACACCCGTACAAAGGGGCATCTGTGGATATCAAGGCTTGA
- a CDS encoding Dps family protein, which produces MSKELIQELNKQVSTWSVMYAKLHNYHWYVKGNQFFTLHAKFEELYNEATLHMDEIAERVLTLGGEPTATLAEHLEESVVSEAKGTERANDMVQTLVDDFDKIMKSLKKGMDLAAKDSDDMTEDMLNAVYQSIEKHQWMLNAFLGETNE; this is translated from the coding sequence ATGTCTAAAGAATTAATCCAAGAATTGAATAAGCAGGTGTCTACATGGTCGGTTATGTATGCGAAGTTACATAATTACCACTGGTATGTAAAAGGAAATCAGTTCTTTACATTGCATGCAAAATTTGAAGAGTTGTATAACGAAGCAACTTTGCATATGGATGAAATTGCTGAACGCGTATTGACATTAGGCGGTGAGCCTACAGCGACACTAGCAGAGCATTTGGAAGAATCTGTAGTGAGTGAAGCAAAAGGTACGGAACGAGCAAACGATATGGTACAAACGCTTGTAGATGATTTTGATAAAATTATGAAATCATTGAAAAAAGGTATGGATTTAGCAGCGAAAGATTCTGACGATATGACAGAAGATATGTTGAATGCAGTGTATCAAAGCATTGAAAAACATCAATGGATGCTAAATGCATTTTTAGGCGAAACAAATGAATGA
- the yidD gene encoding membrane protein insertion efficiency factor YidD, producing the protein MLKKVLVLFIRFYQKFISPMFPPSCRFYPTCSHYGVEAIETHGALKGSYLAVMRILKCHPFHEGGFDPVPPKKEKKK; encoded by the coding sequence ATGTTAAAGAAAGTGCTAGTGCTATTCATCCGCTTTTATCAAAAATTTATATCCCCTATGTTTCCGCCGTCTTGCCGTTTCTATCCTACTTGCTCTCATTATGGCGTAGAGGCTATTGAAACGCACGGTGCACTAAAAGGTAGTTACTTGGCCGTTATGCGGATTTTAAAATGCCATCCTTTTCATGAAGGCGGATTTGACCCTGTACCGCCAAAGAAAGAAAAGAAAAAATAA
- a CDS encoding metal ABC transporter solute-binding protein, Zn/Mn family codes for MKKRFALLVTALLLLISGCTNDTTKKSNSTSPEKMLIYTTVYPLQYFTERIGGEFVDVQSIYPPGTDEHVFEPTQKDMMALAKADLFFYIGLGLEGFVQKTEKTLQTEDVQFIPVADSIDREQLGSGHSHEEESHDEHDHHHDSAVDPHVWISPFLSTLLAEKIKDELADELPEHAEQFQANYETLYDELEGLDRQFKTMADAAPNKTFFVSHAAFGYLASTYGLQQLAVSGLDSQNEPSQKQLASIVQEAQEKNIHYILFEQNVSSKLAEVIQKELGAKTLTLHNLSVLTDEDIVNEEDYFTLMKHNLEVLKTALSK; via the coding sequence ATGAAAAAACGATTTGCATTATTAGTTACCGCTCTGCTCCTCTTAATAAGCGGCTGCACAAATGACACAACTAAGAAAAGCAATAGTACTTCACCTGAAAAGATGCTTATATACACTACAGTATATCCGTTACAATACTTTACTGAACGCATCGGCGGCGAGTTTGTTGATGTGCAATCTATTTATCCACCAGGTACAGATGAGCACGTGTTTGAACCGACACAAAAGGATATGATGGCTTTAGCGAAAGCCGATCTGTTCTTTTACATAGGACTCGGATTGGAAGGTTTCGTTCAGAAAACAGAAAAGACATTGCAGACAGAGGATGTTCAATTTATCCCGGTTGCAGATTCTATTGACAGAGAACAATTAGGATCTGGTCATTCCCACGAGGAAGAAAGCCATGACGAACATGATCACCACCATGATTCTGCTGTCGATCCCCACGTATGGATTTCACCTTTTCTAAGTACATTATTGGCAGAAAAGATTAAAGACGAATTAGCGGATGAACTACCAGAACACGCAGAACAATTCCAAGCCAACTACGAAACGTTATATGATGAACTCGAAGGCCTAGATAGACAATTTAAAACAATGGCAGATGCTGCACCGAATAAAACATTTTTTGTCTCCCATGCTGCTTTTGGCTATTTAGCATCTACGTATGGATTGCAACAATTGGCTGTATCCGGTTTAGATTCACAAAATGAACCTTCACAAAAACAGCTCGCCAGCATTGTTCAGGAAGCACAAGAAAAAAATATTCACTATATATTGTTCGAGCAAAATGTAAGCTCTAAGTTAGCGGAAGTCATTCAAAAAGAATTAGGTGCTAAAACACTAACACTGCATAATTTAAGCGTGCTGACAGATGAGGATATCGTAAACGAGGAAGACTATTTTACGTTAATGAAACATAATTTAGAAGTTTTGAAAACTGCTTTAAGCAAGTAG